From a single Micromonospora sp. WMMD1102 genomic region:
- a CDS encoding helix-turn-helix domain-containing protein gives MPSGPPGIDDDTIRARCASTEAAAYTLYVRRLAGGPELAGGPAEVLRRAAARGVLPARFSRQTLSEHLSGRYRHGPPWETTEMIIECLPADAPRDRIRAEAADLHRRAEAAAAQHRPSAGQPARRRKTAHPSSDKPSSDKPGSDKPGSDNPPDPARTAAHTSSDRPGPDNPTGPDRPPRPDNLPRPDVTGPEPAGSGGSVDRSAVRNRAGLGVRRPNAPGPGRHAATPAGRTPNSAPGADGRPDANQARRQYGSAADRGGPGRDVAVDIADLRADCARLTVQVLLLGEHGSRPDHRTAELFAALQGRQRGPLGQLSRHIVPAAPLPLRALAQYLCAYAELGRCTVTELAVRTGLSVATVAEILAARRPPTEAELHDLATVLGADAGVVRQLAGHARSVRAGTPGAHR, from the coding sequence ATGCCCTCCGGACCTCCCGGCATCGACGACGACACGATCCGCGCCCGCTGCGCCAGTACCGAGGCGGCGGCGTACACGCTCTACGTCCGGCGGCTGGCCGGCGGGCCGGAGCTGGCCGGCGGGCCGGCGGAGGTGCTGCGCAGGGCGGCTGCCCGGGGCGTACTGCCGGCCCGTTTCAGCAGGCAGACCCTCTCCGAGCACCTTTCCGGGCGCTACCGGCACGGGCCGCCGTGGGAGACCACAGAGATGATCATCGAGTGCCTGCCGGCGGACGCACCCCGGGACCGCATCCGGGCCGAGGCCGCCGACCTGCACCGCCGGGCCGAGGCAGCCGCGGCACAGCACCGGCCTTCCGCCGGACAGCCCGCCCGGCGTCGGAAAACGGCGCACCCGAGTTCCGACAAGCCGAGTTCCGACAAGCCCGGTTCCGACAAGCCCGGTTCCGACAACCCGCCCGATCCCGCTCGGACGGCGGCGCACACCAGTTCCGACAGACCCGGACCCGACAACCCGACCGGTCCCGACAGGCCGCCCCGCCCGGACAACTTGCCCCGCCCGGACGTCACCGGTCCGGAACCGGCCGGTTCCGGCGGCTCCGTCGACCGCTCTGCGGTCCGGAACCGGGCCGGTCTGGGGGTACGCCGGCCGAACGCCCCCGGGCCGGGCCGGCACGCCGCGACCCCGGCCGGACGTACCCCGAACAGCGCACCGGGCGCCGACGGCAGGCCGGACGCCAACCAGGCCCGGAGGCAGTACGGGTCGGCAGCGGATCGGGGCGGGCCGGGCCGCGACGTCGCGGTCGACATCGCGGACCTGCGGGCCGACTGTGCCCGGCTGACGGTGCAGGTGCTGCTGCTCGGGGAACACGGCAGCCGTCCGGACCACCGGACCGCCGAGCTGTTCGCCGCGCTCCAGGGACGGCAGCGCGGCCCGCTCGGCCAGCTCTCCCGGCACATCGTCCCGGCCGCGCCACTGCCGCTGCGCGCCCTGGCCCAGTACCTCTGCGCGTACGCCGAACTCGGTCGCTGCACCGTCACCGAACTGGCCGTCCGGACCGGGCTCTCGGTGGCGACGGTGGCCGAGATCCTCGCCGCCCGGCGGCCGCCGACCGAGGCCGAGCTGCACGACCTGGCCACCGTGCTCGGCGCGGACGCCGGGGTCGTCCGGCAGCTCGCCGGTCACGCCCGGAGCGTCCGGGCCGGCACGCCGGGGGCGCACCGGTAG
- the thyX gene encoding FAD-dependent thymidylate synthase, with product MVVPQVKVIAWTHFEPPEDVPWSTDADGGQALAEFAGRACYQSWRKPNPATATNAGYLTHILESQHLSVLEHGSVTFYFTGVSRSFTHELVRHRHFSYSQLSQRYVPEREAAMVEPAVIADDPELHKRFVEAGVASLRAYNDLLEGLERRFADVQNPTLRRKQARQAARAVLPNATETRIVVTGNYRAWRHFVAMRATEGADVEIRELAVECLRQLQRVAPNVFGDFTIKALPDGTEIATSPYAQLS from the coding sequence ATGGTGGTCCCCCAGGTCAAGGTCATCGCGTGGACGCACTTCGAACCCCCGGAGGACGTCCCCTGGTCGACCGACGCGGACGGCGGCCAGGCGCTCGCCGAGTTCGCCGGCCGGGCCTGCTACCAGTCGTGGCGCAAGCCCAACCCGGCCACCGCGACAAACGCGGGCTATCTCACGCACATCCTGGAGAGCCAGCACCTCTCCGTGCTGGAGCACGGCAGCGTGACCTTCTACTTCACCGGCGTGTCCCGCTCGTTCACCCACGAACTCGTCCGGCACCGGCACTTCTCCTACTCCCAGCTCTCCCAGCGGTACGTGCCGGAGCGGGAGGCCGCGATGGTGGAGCCGGCGGTGATCGCCGACGACCCGGAGCTGCACAAGCGTTTCGTGGAGGCGGGTGTGGCGAGCCTGCGGGCGTACAACGACCTGCTGGAGGGGCTGGAGCGGCGGTTCGCCGACGTGCAGAACCCGACACTGCGCCGCAAGCAGGCCCGGCAGGCCGCCCGGGCGGTGCTGCCGAACGCCACCGAGACCCGGATCGTGGTCACCGGCAACTACCGCGCCTGGCGGCACTTCGTGGCGATGCGGGCCACCGAGGGCGCCGACGTCGAGATCCGCGAGCTGGCCGTCGAGTGCCTGCGGCAACTCCAGCGGGTCGCCCCGAACGTCTTCGGCGACTTCACCATCAAGGCGCTGCCGGACGGCACCGAGATCGCCACCAGCCCGTACGCCCAGTTGTCCTGA
- the dapA gene encoding 4-hydroxy-tetrahydrodipicolinate synthase translates to MTHHPVNADRAAPRPFGRLLTAMVTPFTTDGSLDLDGAARLAAYLVDEQGNDALVVNGTTGESPTTSDAEKERLVRTVVETVGDRARVVAGVGTNDTRHTIELAGAAEKAGAHGLLVVTPYYNKPPQAGLVRHFTAVADATALPVMLYDIPHRSGVAIATETLLRLAGHERIVAVKDAKGDLIASSAVTGRTDLAYYSGEDALTLPALAIGGVGLVGTSTHLTGALTKQMIEAYDRGATAEALALHRRLLPLFTGIFRTQGTILVKAALAARGLPAGPVRPPLVEATADEVAQLRVDCADAGLELP, encoded by the coding sequence ATGACCCACCACCCTGTCAACGCCGATCGGGCCGCACCCCGCCCGTTCGGCCGTCTGCTCACCGCGATGGTGACCCCGTTCACCACCGACGGCTCGCTGGATCTCGACGGTGCGGCCCGGCTTGCGGCCTACCTGGTGGACGAGCAGGGCAACGACGCGCTGGTCGTGAACGGCACCACCGGTGAGTCGCCGACCACCAGCGACGCGGAGAAGGAGCGGCTGGTCCGCACGGTGGTCGAGACGGTGGGCGACCGGGCCCGGGTGGTCGCCGGGGTCGGCACCAACGACACCCGGCACACCATCGAGCTGGCCGGTGCCGCCGAGAAGGCCGGGGCGCACGGGCTGCTGGTGGTCACGCCGTACTACAACAAGCCGCCGCAGGCCGGGCTGGTCCGGCACTTCACCGCGGTCGCCGACGCCACCGCGCTGCCGGTGATGCTCTACGACATCCCGCACCGCAGCGGGGTGGCGATCGCCACCGAGACCCTGTTGCGGCTCGCCGGGCACGAGCGGATCGTCGCGGTGAAGGACGCCAAGGGCGACCTGATCGCCAGCTCGGCGGTTACCGGCCGGACCGACCTGGCGTACTACTCCGGCGAGGACGCCCTGACGCTGCCCGCCCTGGCGATCGGCGGGGTCGGCCTGGTCGGCACCTCCACCCACCTGACCGGGGCACTCACCAAGCAGATGATCGAGGCGTACGACCGGGGCGCCACCGCCGAGGCGCTGGCCCTGCACCGACGGCTGCTGCCGCTGTTCACCGGCATCTTCCGCACCCAGGGCACCATCCTGGTCAAGGCGGCCCTGGCCGCCCGGGGGCTGCCCGCCGGGCCGGTACGCCCACCACTGGTGGAGGCCACCGCCGACGAGGTCGCCCAGTTGCGGGTCGACTGCGCCGACGCCGGGCTGGAGCTGCCGTGA
- a CDS encoding ribonuclease J: MSQPGIELEPPPPLPEGGLRIMPLGGLGAIGRNMTVFEYDGKLLIVDCGVLFPDVEQPGVDLILPDFAAILDRLGDVQAIVLTHGHEDHIGAVPYLLAHKPDIPLVGSQFTLALVEAKLAERRIEPYTLTVREGGRERLGPFECEFFAVNHSIPDALAVAIRTPAGLVLHTGDFKMDQLPLDGRITDLAGFARLGGEGVDLLLSDSTNAEIPGFVTPEREIGPVLDSIFAKARGRIIVASFASHVHRVQQVLDSAAEHGRKVAFIGRSMVRNMGIARDLGLLRIEPGLVVGLDEATALPPDRIVLMSTGSQGEPMSALGRMATGDHRHITVAPGDTVVLASSLVPGNETSVYRVINQLSRAGATVIHKDVAKVHVSGHAPAGELLYLLNVVRPSNLMPVHGEWRHLRAHARLGIESGVSPDRVVLCEDGDVVDLVEGHARVVGHLKSRYVYVDGLAVGDVGESLLTERRILGDGGFISATVVVDSVTGKVVGGPAISAKGFSDDPEAFNPVIPLITEALGRAATDGITDPHQLQQIVRRTVGRWVNDAYRRRPMIVPTVVEV, translated from the coding sequence ATGAGCCAGCCGGGAATCGAGCTGGAGCCGCCGCCGCCGCTGCCCGAGGGCGGGCTGCGGATCATGCCACTGGGCGGGCTCGGCGCCATCGGGCGGAACATGACCGTCTTCGAGTACGACGGCAAGCTGCTGATCGTCGACTGCGGGGTGCTCTTCCCCGACGTCGAGCAGCCCGGGGTGGACCTGATCCTGCCGGACTTCGCCGCGATCCTGGACCGGCTCGGCGACGTGCAGGCGATCGTGTTGACCCACGGGCACGAGGACCACATCGGGGCGGTTCCATACCTACTCGCCCACAAACCGGACATCCCGCTGGTCGGTTCGCAGTTCACCCTCGCCCTGGTCGAGGCGAAGCTGGCCGAGCGGCGGATCGAGCCGTACACCCTGACGGTCCGGGAGGGCGGCCGGGAGCGGCTCGGCCCGTTCGAGTGTGAGTTCTTCGCGGTCAACCACTCGATCCCGGACGCCCTCGCGGTGGCGATCCGCACCCCGGCCGGGCTGGTGCTGCACACCGGCGACTTCAAGATGGACCAGCTCCCGCTGGACGGCCGGATCACCGACCTGGCCGGCTTCGCCCGGCTCGGCGGCGAGGGCGTCGACCTGCTCCTCTCCGACTCGACGAACGCCGAGATCCCCGGCTTCGTCACCCCGGAGCGGGAGATCGGCCCGGTACTCGACTCGATCTTCGCCAAGGCGCGCGGCCGGATCATCGTCGCCTCGTTCGCCTCGCACGTGCACCGGGTGCAGCAGGTACTGGACTCCGCCGCCGAGCACGGCCGCAAGGTCGCCTTCATCGGCCGGTCGATGGTGCGCAACATGGGCATCGCCCGCGACCTCGGGCTGCTCCGGATCGAGCCGGGCCTGGTCGTCGGGCTGGACGAGGCGACCGCGCTGCCGCCGGACCGGATCGTGCTGATGTCGACCGGTTCCCAGGGCGAGCCGATGAGCGCGCTGGGCCGGATGGCCACCGGCGACCACCGGCACATCACCGTCGCCCCCGGCGACACCGTCGTGCTGGCCAGCTCGCTGGTGCCGGGAAACGAGACCTCGGTCTACCGGGTGATCAACCAGCTCTCCCGGGCCGGCGCGACCGTGATCCACAAGGACGTGGCCAAGGTGCACGTCTCCGGGCACGCCCCCGCCGGTGAACTGCTCTACCTGCTCAACGTCGTCCGACCGAGCAACCTGATGCCGGTGCACGGCGAGTGGCGGCACCTGCGGGCGCACGCCCGGCTCGGCATCGAGTCCGGGGTCTCGCCGGACCGGGTGGTGCTCTGCGAGGACGGCGACGTCGTCGACCTCGTCGAGGGGCACGCCCGGGTGGTCGGCCACCTGAAGAGCCGGTACGTCTACGTCGACGGCCTCGCCGTCGGCGACGTCGGCGAGTCGCTCCTCACCGAGCGGCGGATCCTCGGCGACGGCGGCTTCATCTCGGCGACCGTGGTGGTCGACTCGGTCACCGGCAAGGTGGTCGGCGGCCCGGCCATCTCCGCCAAGGGCTTCTCCGACGACCCGGAGGCGTTCAACCCGGTGATCCCGCTGATCACCGAGGCGCTCGGCCGGGCGGCCACCGACGGGATCACCGACCCGCACCAGTTGCAGCAGATCGTCCGCCGGACCGTCGGCCGCTGGGTGAACGACGCGTACCGGCGCCGCCCGATGATCGTCCCGACCGTGGTCGAGGTCTGA
- a CDS encoding alpha-lytic protease prodomain-containing protein, whose translation MDRGRATRSRRGTVSRRSTAQRRGIAIGVTVATVAGLAAVTWPALAGEDPPRPEPANPSRQLVDALRRDLSLTEAQARTRLDRERWARTTTRQLRAELGAGYGGAWFTADGNRLMVAVTDQGTAARVRAAGAEPKLVTRNARQLDTVKASLDRIAEEATPDVAGWYVDVSNNRVVVRAQPGTEADVRRFVRASGAPADAVEVVASAEAPVPLIDVRGGDPYLIDGRARCSIGFSVVGGFVTAGHCGAEGATTSSPDGVAQGVVSASSFPGDDWGVVQTNDDWVPQPVVNDFDGGTIAVAGGQEAPVGSSICRFGSTTGARCGVVEALNATVVYPEGTVTGLTRTDVCAEPGDSGGSWMSGDQAQGVTSGGSGDCTVGGTTFFQPLTEILEVNQLTLVTTADGATPPAEPPAGTEPPAATEPPATEPPAGEDPPAAEAPPGSECVGHRALKAATLGAGRRQVQPAGRYFRAGHGRQTGCLDGPDGANFDLVLQRWSRGGWRTVAVSAGPTADERISFTGSAGFYRYRVEARRGSGDYTLGFSVR comes from the coding sequence ATGGATCGCGGACGCGCGACGCGGAGCCGGCGAGGCACGGTCAGTCGGCGGAGTACGGCACAGCGGCGGGGGATCGCGATCGGCGTGACGGTGGCGACCGTGGCCGGTCTGGCGGCGGTGACCTGGCCGGCGTTGGCTGGCGAGGATCCGCCGCGACCGGAACCGGCCAACCCGTCCCGCCAGCTCGTCGACGCGTTGCGCCGGGACCTGTCGCTGACCGAGGCGCAGGCGCGCACCCGCCTCGACCGTGAGCGGTGGGCCCGGACCACCACTCGTCAGCTGCGTGCCGAGCTGGGTGCCGGGTACGGCGGCGCCTGGTTCACCGCCGACGGCAACCGGCTGATGGTGGCGGTGACGGACCAGGGGACCGCGGCGCGGGTACGTGCCGCCGGGGCCGAGCCGAAGCTCGTCACCCGGAACGCCCGACAGCTCGACACGGTGAAGGCGAGCCTCGACCGGATCGCCGAGGAGGCGACCCCGGACGTCGCCGGCTGGTACGTCGACGTCTCCAACAACCGCGTCGTGGTACGCGCCCAGCCGGGAACCGAGGCCGACGTGCGGCGCTTCGTCCGGGCCAGTGGCGCCCCGGCGGACGCGGTCGAGGTGGTCGCCTCGGCGGAGGCGCCGGTGCCGCTGATCGACGTGCGGGGCGGTGACCCCTACCTGATCGACGGGCGGGCGCGTTGCTCGATCGGCTTCTCCGTCGTCGGCGGCTTCGTCACCGCCGGCCACTGTGGAGCGGAGGGTGCCACCACCAGCAGCCCGGACGGGGTCGCCCAGGGTGTCGTCTCGGCCTCCTCGTTCCCCGGTGACGACTGGGGCGTGGTGCAGACCAACGACGACTGGGTGCCGCAGCCGGTGGTGAACGACTTCGACGGCGGCACGATCGCCGTCGCCGGTGGCCAGGAGGCGCCGGTGGGCAGCTCGATCTGCCGCTTCGGCTCCACCACCGGGGCCCGCTGCGGTGTCGTGGAGGCGCTGAACGCCACCGTCGTCTACCCGGAGGGCACGGTCACCGGGCTGACCCGGACGGACGTCTGCGCCGAGCCGGGCGACTCCGGCGGTTCGTGGATGTCCGGGGACCAGGCCCAGGGGGTCACCTCCGGTGGCTCCGGCGACTGCACGGTGGGCGGCACCACGTTCTTCCAGCCGCTGACCGAGATCCTGGAGGTCAACCAGCTCACCCTGGTCACCACCGCCGACGGTGCGACGCCGCCTGCCGAGCCGCCGGCCGGCACCGAGCCGCCCGCCGCGACCGAACCGCCGGCCACCGAGCCGCCGGCCGGCGAGGACCCGCCAGCGGCCGAGGCGCCGCCGGGTTCGGAGTGTGTCGGGCACAGGGCGTTGAAGGCGGCCACCCTGGGCGCCGGGCGCCGCCAGGTGCAGCCCGCCGGCCGTTACTTCCGGGCCGGGCACGGCCGGCAGACCGGCTGCCTGGACGGGCCGGACGGGGCCAACTTCGACCTGGTACTCCAGAGGTGGAGCCGGGGTGGCTGGCGTACCGTGGCCGTCTCCGCCGGGCCGACCGCCGACGAGCGGATCTCCTTCACCGGCAGCGCCGGCTTCTACCGATACCGGGTCGAGGCCCGGCGCGGCTCCGGCGACTACACCCTGGGCTTCTCGGTTCGCTGA
- a CDS encoding DUF2784 domain-containing protein, whose product MSYRLLVTLALTLHFGFLAYLVLGGFIAWRWPRTIWPHLATAGWAVLVVAARLACPLTHLEHWARRRAGESGVGQGFIDRYIEGVVYPERYAGLAQTLVAVLILVSWLGLAHRLGLFRRLRPAHRLDPAQDSGPAPRIRAARHATGPRSCPPDRERGAPPGPSARR is encoded by the coding sequence ATGAGTTACCGGTTGTTGGTCACGCTGGCGTTGACGCTGCACTTCGGCTTCCTGGCCTACCTGGTGCTCGGCGGATTCATCGCCTGGCGCTGGCCGAGGACGATCTGGCCGCACCTGGCGACTGCCGGCTGGGCGGTGCTGGTGGTCGCCGCCCGCCTGGCCTGCCCGCTCACCCACCTCGAACACTGGGCACGGCGTCGGGCCGGCGAGTCCGGCGTCGGGCAGGGGTTCATCGACCGCTACATCGAGGGCGTGGTCTATCCCGAGCGGTACGCCGGGCTCGCCCAGACGCTCGTCGCGGTGCTGATCCTGGTCTCCTGGCTCGGCCTGGCCCACCGGCTCGGCCTGTTCCGGCGGCTGCGCCCGGCGCACCGGCTCGACCCGGCCCAGGACTCCGGGCCGGCGCCGCGGATCAGGGCAGCCCGTCACGCCACCGGTCCGCGATCGTGTCCGCCGGACCGCGAACGTGGCGCTCCGCCCGGTCCCTCGGCACGTCGGTGA